A genomic segment from Gadus morhua chromosome 4, gadMor3.0, whole genome shotgun sequence encodes:
- the LOC115542977 gene encoding sentrin-specific protease 7: MARPFKIPKRSAGSPQEGSERFWTQSPLSRLQDGEPHPEQRDRAGAPAGRKDMMHSGKGFGPGGGRSSFSQQHFRDQVKSYLGIQRSLKEPGGGSKPPHPQPPSPPPPAARPPFSLANGWRPKRASDRLSPDRAPLKKSSGAGGRGAGVRAVSVDPDPSDGEAPGPSAQRHPAPPLRPAPPPSPRAERRLTLNRTSWQAARGPARSPLPLGARRTPGSPAEPIVLSSEEEDGEQEEGVRPPPAQRTQAGGPVLSGRGPGAGLRGGASTADQTTPPSMELEFSDLHLGLTRAGASGTLRITEHAIILPLKGDSAGGGQCEVVVVASQVRGHGLWEGGVAGGGPAPSLLFLWVTVAQANLLQTEMSIIHPVSKHGGSCVFLLVVLSVSELQAALCLSLLGTEEYCCSSPLDLSQALRLLRDLPPPLHTHLLMLLGQPTEGSNQRTRSSAGQRLIQYPAPPSKGSITVTTEDLACLKPGTFLNDVIIDFYLKYLLLEGVPVGFSERCHVFSSFFFRQLSRRRAQGEEVPALLTREVRHQRVKTWTRHVDIFTKDFLFVPVNQEAHWYLLVICFPGLEGVQHQDWAGPVAEHQGKGSTDKSKAKPSASTLRPPECSQAGCERGRVLKRSCILVMDSLRLSAHENACRLLREYLQVEWQVRRGKARLFTPDTVCSAVCRLPLQDNSSDCGLYLLQYAESFLQNPVVHFDLPVRLEGWFPRQQIRSKRDQIRSLVLDLREDQSHPGPR; the protein is encoded by the exons ATGGCTCGTCCCTTCAAGATCCCCAAGCGCAGTGCGGGCTCCCCCCAAGAAGGCTCTGAGCGCTTCTGGACGCAGTCGCCACTCTCCCGCCTGCAGGACGGGGAGCCCCACCCAGAG CAGAGGGACCGTGCTGGGGCTCCTGCCGGACGTAAGGAcatgatgcattctgggaaGGGGTTCGGCCCCGGAGGTGGGAGGAGCAG CTTCTCCCAGCAGCACTTCAGAGACCAGGTGAAGTCCTACCTGGGAATCCAGCGGTCACTGAAGGAGCCGGGAGGGGGCTCTaaaccccctcaccctcaaccgccctcgcccccgccgcccgccgcccgACCGCCGTTCAGCCTCGCCAACGG GTGGCGTCCTAAGAGGGCTTCTGACCGTCTGTCTCCGGACCGGGCACCACTGAAGAAGAGCTCTGGGGCCGGCG GCCGCGGTGCAGGGGTCAGGGCCGTCTCCGTGGACCCGGACCCCTCTGACGGGGAGGCCCCTGGTCCCAGCGCCCAGCGCCACCcggccccccccctcagaccgGCCCCCCCGCCGTCCCCGAGGGCGGAGCGGAGGCTGACCCTGAACCGGACCTCCTGGCAGGCGGCCAGGGGCCCCGCccgcagccccctccccctggggGCCAGGAGGACCCCCGGCAGCCCAGCAGAGCCCA TTGTGCTGTccagtgaggaagaggatggtgaGCAGGAGGAAGGTGTCCGGCCCCCCCCTGCACAGCGGACGCAG GCCGGTGGGCCGGTCCTCTCGGGTCGTGGTCCGGGGGCGGGGCtaaggggcggggccagcacAGCGGAtcagaccacgcccccctccatGGAGCTGGAGTTCAGCGACCTCCACCTGGGACTGACCCGGGCGGGGGCCAGCGGGACCCTGAGG atcacAGAGCACGCCATCATACTTCCTCTGAAAG GGGACTCCGCTGGCGGGGGGCAGtgcgaggtggtggtggtcgccTCCCAGGTCAGAGGGCACGGCCTGtgggaagggggcgtggccggtgGAGGTCCCGCCCCCTCACTGCTCTTCCTCTGGGTGACAGTCGCACAGGCCAATCTGCTGCAGACTGAGATGTCAATCATCCACCCTGTCTCCAAGCATG gtgggagctgtgtgttcctgctggtggtcctcagtgtgtctgagcTGCAGGCggcgctctgtctctccctgctgggcacggaggagtactgctgctcctcccctctggATCTCAGCCAGGCCCTGCGCCTCCTCAGAGacctcccgccccccctccacacacacctcctcatgCTCCTGGGGCAGCCCACA gaggggTCCAATCAGAGGACCAGGAGCTCTGCGGGCCAGAGGCTGATCCagtaccccgcccccccctctaaGGGCAGCATCACCGTGACGACGGAGGACCTGGCCTGCCTCAAGCCCGGAACCTTCCTTAACGACGTCATCATCGACTTCTACCTCAA gtaccTTCTCCTGGAGGGGGTCCCCGTGGGGTTCTCCGAGCGCTGTCACGTCTTCAGTAGTTTCTTCTTCAGGCAGCTGTCCAGACGCCGCGCCCAGGGGGAGGAAGTCCCCGCCCTGCT gACCAGGGAGGTGCGCCACCAGAGGGTCAAGACGTGGACGCGACACGTGGACATCTTCACCAAGGACTTCCTGTTTGTCCCTGTCAACCAGGA ggctcaTTGGTACCTGCTGGTCATCTGCTTCCCggggctggagggggtccaGCACCAGGACTGGGCCGGCCCTGTGGCTGAACACCAGGGAAAAG GGTCTACAGACAAAAGCAAAGCTAAGCCAAGTGCCTCCACCCTCAGACCACcg gagTGTTCCCAGGCGGGCTGCGAGAGAGGAAGGGTTCTAAAGAG gTCCTGTATCCTGGTGATGGACTCCCTGAGGCTGTCGGCCCATGAGAACGCCTGCAGGCTGCTGAGAGA ATACCTGCAGGTGGAGTggcaggtgaggagagggaaggcCCGCCTCTTCACGCCCGACACCGTGTGCAGCGCCGTGTGCCGGCTCCCCCTGCAGGACAACAGCAGCGACTGCGGCCTGTACCTCCTGCAGTATGCAGAGAGCTTCCTCCAg AACCCCGTGGTGCACTTTGACCTCCCGGTTCGTCTGGAGGGCTGGTTTCCACGGCAGCAGATCAGATCCAAACGGGACCAAATCCGGAGTCTGGTCCTGGACCTCCGAGAGGACCAGAGCCACCCAGGACCAcgctag
- the LOC115541789 gene encoding interphotoreceptor matrix proteoglycan 2 gives MVVCWTLWTGLLLGGLHLLTEARGGGGGGGVAWGRSVGTRTLRPGGGLWAAGRRGPGALSRRRREALFPSGVKLCSQETLETALRNHLDYFHLRVCQETVWEAYKIFWDRLPNREEYHDWLSRCLDGSVSLIEIGRQFSQSQEHIQLIRTRVEVAASLNSVPTSSAPPLCSTEPPAHGDITWTEDGVVTPGGGPTTADLGDLSPEPPVVTATPGGDVTSASRQDVPGAPGTSPDPPAGPPTAHPGEEDHEGVPSDPSDHLRTGGDAAEAAVVITAKEEPAEPGEDPSPGAPVGLWDPAQQEPPPDEVQVQTPSASSDQHSSQGPGHGPHTPPTHLTSTSSTDVTSTTSLDVTSTTSLDVTSTTSLDVTSLDVTSLDVTSTTSLDVTSLDVTSLDVNSTTSLDVTSLDVTSLDVTSLDVTSTTSLDVTSLDVTSLDVTSTTSLDVTYLDVTSLDVTSTTSTDVTDVTSLDVTSTTSLDVTSTTSLDVTSTTSLDFTSLDVTSLDVTSTDVTSLDVTSTDVTSLDVTSTTSLDVTSLDVTSTDVTSTDVTSLDVTTLDVTSLDVTSTDVTSLDVTSTDVTSLDVTSTDVTSLDVTSTASTDVTSLDVTSLDVTSTDVTSTDVTSTDVTSLDVASTDVTSLDVTSTDVTSLDVTSTTSLDVASLDVTSKDVTSTISLDVTSLDVTSKDVTSTTSLDVTSQDVTSKDVTSTTSLDVTSLDVTSTDVTSTTSLDVTSTTSTDVTSTDVTTLEVTTLGVTTVEVTTPEVTPRYIVEYNNGNFPEPTMEPQEENQDLLGNNVFGLEEELQNTIGNEMGASRPRPPRPLKEQVVELYVRLRGETFTNALRDPSSSQHLLLSRRFTRKVRDVFDQVPGFKSVSVVEFRPQKDLERGLVVLVHYAVTLEVDSGGVSSHTLDSVTQLNAGVELSYRAEQPTVVYTITDYRNYITEALHRDPLPRTAPQPDATTPHHVENVLPSSEPAGAWGGAPGLMENVLAAERPPDAPPQEVGGATSQEVGGATSQEVGGAASQEVGGAEGVLTKDNFLLATFDPWKGKHSDVASSENDVLLLDESTATPPVPDWTDDLGADAGGLDDEGFLFSSLPAPVSGVDAPSPPAPRPSAGPSGALEEGASGGSSGDGAGSGLEAWTPPLDSRGGAFYEGLPPPDLEEEAPEEGPDGTTGAPQGPVVITQDLGSDPRYTSTPSPPELWTTAQRPREMLGRTPGASGLPQDLSFMEPFSPNGAHSLEPSGPSTEPPPYSLEPPAPSTEPSAPSLEPSAPSTEPPPYSLEPSAPSTEPPPYSLEPSAPSIEPPPFSLEPSAPSIEPSTPSTEPSAPSTEPYAPSTEPSAPSLEPSAPSLEPSAPSTEPSAPSLEPSAPSTEPSTPSLEPSAPSTEPSTPSLEPSAPSTEPSTPDPASAPDPASSSGPQPQNIRVDGSEEEVPPDPREVVVGPDRPLSEGPPSAAPQPPLLTQHDPEVLSTEGLEPGAAVEPQGEGEPEVEGEPEVEGEPEGEGEPEVEGEPEVEGEPEVEVEPVLLQPEGDHQGGDFGVLAEHRVGGAQPVAPTRPPADLSPEDLVEDEVMLVTMTTATTAPVAKVTAEQSISLSPEMDSPFTRVSDAAPDDEGNLREPPRHDDRLDDRVQESPPRDDQVPESRLHDDQLPEPRHHDDMTSHSGWAENNQTEGVSTATPGPGVQGVRPSAGAPPSGPVGDLTFDPTRPLDGEGSGLPEEPGAAQQAVARPTAPGRALSVFFSLRVTNMRFSTDLFNKSSAEYRDLEQRFLHLLVPYLQSNLSNFQNLEILNFQNGSVVVNSRLRFGGPVPRAVATVVHLILDDFAATAYHTMDLTIDRTSLDVETGDRADPCKFQPCNAFSRCAVNPGSGEAECVCSAGFHSVGGLPCSSVCQAKPPYCLNDGRCDLVPGRGAVCRCPVGDRWWYRGRRCEELVSEPLAVAMAMGAVLGVLLLAAGGLYLLARALRDQYPPQDSEDPRRQGDRASSTEGSSGYRSEPVSAQYYRRYDDHLPHYCTDGPEPRGPPDPTGPPDPTHKNTTNTSLTAQVSGQQTELLHLTPPAPAVSLSSNSLDPPSLPRKGRSLMLPW, from the exons ATGGTGGTCTGCTGGACCCTTTGGACCGGGCTTCTATTGGGTGGTCTTCACCTGCTGACAG AGGCccgtggtggaggcggaggtgggggcgtggcctgggggCGGTCTGTGGGGACCAGAACCCTCAGAccagggggggggctctgggcgGCGGGCcgccgggggcccggggccctgtCCCGCCGGAGGAGGGAGGCCCTGTTCCCCAGCGGGGTGAAGCTCTGCTCCCAGGAGACGCTGGAGACGGCGCTGAGGAACCACCTGGACTACTTCCACCTGAGAG TGTGTCAGGAGACGGTGTGGGAGGCCTACAAGATCTTCTGGGACCGCCTCCCCAACCGGGAGGAGTACCATGATTGGCTGAGCCGTTGTTTGGACGGTTCTGTCAGCCTCATTGAGATTGGCCGGcagttcagccaatcacaggagcACATCCAGCTCATCAGGACT AGGGTAGAGGTGGCTGCAtcgctgaacag CGTTCCTACAAGCTCCGCCCCCCCACTCTGCAG TACGGAGCCCCCAGCCCACGGCGACATTACCTGGACAG AGGACGGGGTCGTGACCCCGGGAGGAGGACCCACCACGGCTGACCTCGGTGACCTCTCACCTGAGCCCCCCGTCGTCACGGCGACGCCGGGCGGTGACGTCACCAGCGCCTCCCGGCAGGACGTCCCCGGAGCTCCAGGGACGTCCCCCGACCCCCCGGCCGGGCCCCCCACGGCGCACCCAGGAGAGGAAGACCACGAGGGGGTCCCCTCAGACCCCTCGGACCACCTCAGGACGGGTGGAGATGCGGCGGAGGCAGCAGTCGTCATCACCGCCAAAGAGGAGCCCGCGGAACCTGGGGAGGACCCTTCTCCCGGGGCCCCGGTGGGGCTCTGGGATCCCGCCCAACAGGAACCTCCTCCTGACGAGGTCCAGGTCCAGACCCCCAGCGCCTCCTCAGACCAGCACTCCTCTCAGGGTCCTGGACACGGCCCCCACACACCGCCcacccacctcacctccacctcctccacggacgtcacctccaccacctccctagacgtcacctccaccacctccctagacgtcacctccaccacctccctagacgtcacctccctagacgtcacctccctagacgtcacctccaccacctccctagACGTCACCTCCCTGGACGTCACCTCCCTAGACGtcaactccaccacctccctagacgtcacctccctagacgtcacctccctagacgtcacctccctagatgtcacctccaccacctccctagACGTCACCTCCCTGGACGTCACCTCCCTAgacgtcacctccaccacctccctagacgtcacctacctagacgtcacctccctagacgtcacctccaccacctccacagacgtc acagacgtcacctccctggacgtcacctccaccacctccctggacgtcacctccaccacctccctagacgtcacctccaccacctccctagACTTCACCTCCCTAGACGTCACCTCCCTAGACGTCACCTCCACAGACGTCACCTCCCTAGACGTCACCTCCACAGACGTCACCTCCCTAgacgtcacctccaccacctccctagACGTCACCTCCCTAGACGTCACCTCCACAGACGTCACCTCCACAGACGTCACCTCCCTAGACGTCACCACCCTAGACGTCACCTCCCTAGACGTCACCTCCACAGACGTCACCTCCCTAGACGTCACCTCCACAGATGTCACCTCCCTAGACGTCACCTCCACAGACGTCACCTCCCTAGACgtcacctccaccgcctccacagACGTCACCTCCCTAGACGTCACCTCCCTAGACGTCACCTCCACAGACGTCACCTCCACAGACGTCACCTCCACAGACGTCACCTCCCTAGACGTCGCCTCCACAGACGTCACCTCCCTAGACGTCACCTCCACAGACGTCACCTCCCTAgacgtcacctccaccacctccctagACGTCGCCTCCCTAGACGTCACCTCCAAAGacgtcacctccaccatctccctAGACGTCACCTCCCTAGACGTCACCTCCAAAGatgtcacctccaccacctccctagACGTCACCTCCCAAGACGTCACCTCCAAAgacgtcacctccaccacctccctagACGTCACCTCACTAGACGTCACATCCACAgacgtcacctccaccacctccctagacgtcacctccaccacctccacagaCGTCACCTCCACAGAC GTCACGACCCTTGAGGTCACGACCCTTGGGGTCACGACGGTAGAGGTCACGACCCCAGAGGTCACCCCCAGGTACATTGTAGAGTACAACAACGGGAACTTCCCGGAACCTACGATGGAACCACAGGAAGAGAACCAGGACCTCCTGGGGAACAACGTCTtcggcctggaggaggagctgcagaaCACG ATCGGGAACGAGATGGGGGCCAGCCGGCcgcggcccccccggcccctgaaggagcaggtggtggagctCTACGTCAGGCTGAGGGGAGAGACCTTCACCAACGCCCTCAGGGACCCCAGCAGCTCCCAGCACCTCCTGCTCTCCAGACGGTTCACACGCAAG GTCCGTGACGTCTTCGACCAGGTGCCTGGCTTCAAGAGCGTCTCTGTAGTGGAGTTCAG ACCTCAGAAAGATCTGGAGAG GGGTCTGGTGGTCCTTGTCCACTACGCCGTCACCCTGGAGGTGGACAGCGGGGGGGTCAGCAGCCACACCCTGGACTCCGTCACCCAGCTGAACGCGGGGGTGGAGCTCTCGTACCGGGCGGAGCAGCCCACCGTGGTCTACACCATCACCGACTACAGGAACTACATCACCGAGGCTCTGCACCGGGACCCCCTCCCCCGCACCGCCCCCCAGCCCGACGCCACCACCCCGCACCACG tGGAGAACGTCCTGCCGTCCTCCGAGCCCGCCGGGGCCTGGGGGGGCGCCCCCGGCCTGAtg GAAAACGTCCTGGCGGCGGAGAGGCCTCCGGACGCCCCACCACAGGAAGTGGGCGGCGCCACGTCACAGGAAGTGGGTGGCGCCACGTCACAAGAAGTGGGCGGCGCCGCGTCACAGGAAGTGGGTGGCGCTGAGGGCGTCCTCACGAAGGACAACTTCCTGTtggcgacctttgacccctggaaAGGGAAACACTCCGATGTGGCGAGCAGTGAAAACGATGTGCTCCTATTGGACGAGAGCACAGCCACTCCCCCTGTCCCTGATTGGACAGATGACCTCGGAGCAG ATGCTGGAGGCCTGGACGATGAGGGCTTCCTCTTCAGCAGCCTCCCGGCCCCGGTCAGTGGGGTTGACGCCCcgagcccccccgccccgagGCCCTCGGCTGGGCCCTCGGGGGCCCTGGAGGAGGGGGCCTCTGGAGGCTCCTCGGGGGACGGGGCGGGCAGCGGCCTGGAGGCCTGGACCCCCCCGCTGGACTCCAGGGGGGGGGCCTTCTACGAGGGCCTCCCCCCCccggacctggaggaggaggccccagAGGAGGGCCCCGACGGCAccaccggggccccccagggcccggTGGTGATCACCCAGGACCTCGGCTCAGACCCGCGCTACACCagcacccccagcccccccgagCTGTGGACCACGGCCCAGCGGCCCAGAGAGATGCTGGGCCGGACCCCCGGGGCCTCGGGACTCCCCCAAGACCTCTCCTTCATGGAGCCCTTCTCCCCCAACGGAGCGCATTCTCTAGAACCTTCTGGTCCTTCTACAGAACCTCCTCCCTATTCTCTAGAACCTCCTGCTCCTTCTACAGAaccttctgctccttctctaGAACCTTCTGCTCCTTCTACAGAACCTCCTCCCTATTCTCTAGAACCTTCTGCTCCTTCTACAGAACCTCCTCCCTATTCTCTAGAACCTTCTGCTCCTTCTATAGaacctcctcccttctctctagAACCTTCTGCTCCTTCTATAGAACCTTCTACTCCTTCTACAGAACCTTCTGCTCCTTCTACAGAACCTTATGCTCCTTCTACAGAaccttctgctccttctctagaaccttctgctccttctctagaaccttctgctccttctacagaaccttctgctccttctctaGAACCTTCTGCTCCTTCTACAGAACCCTCTACTCCTTCTCTAGAACCTTCTGCTCCTTCTACAGAACCCTCTACTCCTTCTCTAGAACCTTCTGCTCCTTCTACAGAACCTTCTACTCCAGACCCGGCCTCTGCTCCAGacccggcctcctcctccggtcCTCAGCCTCAGAACATCCGAGTGGATGGTTCTGAAGAGGAGGTTCCCCCAGACCCCAGGGAGGTTGTGGTTGGTCCAGACCGCCCCCTCAGTGAGGGACCACCCAGCGCCGCCCCACAGCCTCCTCTGCTGACTCAGCATGACCCTGAGGTTCTGTCCACGGAGGGGCTGGAGCCAGGGGCGGCGGTGGAaccacagggggagggggaaccagaggtggagggggaaccagaggtggagggggaaccagagggggagggggaaccagaggtggagggggaaccagaggtggagggggaaccaGAGGTGGAGGTAGAACCCGTCCTGCTGCAGCCAGAAGGGGACCATCAGGGGGGGGACTTTGGGGTTCTGGCGGAGCACCGTGTGGGCGGGGCCCAACCGGTGGCGCCCACGCGACCCCCGGCCGACCTGTCCCCGGAGGACCTGGTCGAGGACGAGGTCATGCTGGTTACCATGACGACTGCTACGACCGCACCGGTCGCCAAGGTGACCGCCGAGCAGAGCATCTCCCTGTCCCCCGAGATGGACTCCCCGTTCACGCGCGTGTCGGACGCGGCGCCGGACGACGAGGGGAACCTCCGAGAGCCTCCTCgccatgacgaccgcctcgacGACCGCGTCCAAGAGTCTCCTCCCCGCGACGACCAGGTCCCAGAGTCTCGTCTCCACGACGACCAGCTCCCAGAGCCTCGTCATCATGACGACATGACGTCCCACTCCGGCTGGGCTGAGAACAACCAGACCGAGGGCGTGTCCACGGCGACGCCCGGCCCAGGGGTCCAGGGGGTCCGACCCTCTGCCGGGGCCCCCCCCTCAGGGCCCGTGGGggacctgacctttgacccgacCCGGCCCCTGGACGGAGAGGGCAGCGGGCTCCCGGAGGAGCCCGGGGCGGCGCAGCAGGCGGTGGCCCGGCCCACGGCCCCGGGCAGGGCTCTGTCGGTGTTCTTCAGCCTCAGGGTCACCAACATGAGGTTCTCCACGGACCTGTTCAACAAGAGCTCTGCGGAGTACCGGGACCTGGAGCAGCGCTTCCTCCACCTG CTGGTGCCGTACCTGCAGTCCAACCTCAGCAACTTCCAGAACCTGGAGATCCTGAACTTCCAGAACGGCAGCGTGGTGGTGAACAGCCGGCTGCGCTTCGGGGGGCCGGTGCCGCGGGCCGTGGCCACCGTGGTGCACCTCATCCTGGACGACTTCGCCGCCACCGCCTACCACACCATGGACCTGACCATCGACAGGACCTCGCTGGACGTGGAGACGG GGGACCGGGCGGACCCCTGTAAGTTCCAGCCCTGTAACGCGTTCTCGCGCTGCGCGGTGAACCCGGGCTCCGGGGAGGCGGAGTGCGTGTGCAGCGCGGGGTTCCACAGCGTGGGGGGCCTGCCCTGCAGCAGTGTCTGCCAGGCCAAGCCCCCCTACTGCCTCAACGACGGCCGCTGCGACCTCGTCCCCGGGAGGGGGGCCGTCTGCAG gtgtcccGTGGGGGACCGCTGGTGGTACCGCGGGCGGCGCTGTGAGGAGCTTGTGTCGGAGCCGCTGGCGGTCGCCATGGCGATGGGCGCGGTGCTGGGGGTCCTGCTgctggcggcgggggggctgtACCTCCTGGCCCGCGCGCTGAGGGACCAGTACCCCCCCCAGGACTCTGAGGACCCCCGACG ACAGGGCGACAGGGCCTCATCAACGGAGGGCTCCAGTGGGTACCGGAGCGAGCCCGTCTCAGCCCAGTACTACCGTCGCTATGACGACCACCTGCCCCACTACTGCACCGACGGGCCGGAACCCAGGGGCCCCCCAGACCCCACGGGGCCCCCAGACCCCACCCATAagaacaccaccaacaccagcctCACTGCACAG